The following proteins are co-located in the Flectobacillus major DSM 103 genome:
- a CDS encoding TCR/Tet family MFS transporter produces MSDKRTPAIFFIFITMLIDVLGIGIIIPILPDLIEEFVGGGTANAAIYGSLLMASYSIMQFLFSPVIGGLSDKYGRRPIILCSLLGFSIDYLILAFAPNIIWLFVGRIIAGITGASFTTASAYIADISKPEDRAKNFGMIGAAFGLGFIIGPVLGGVLGEIHIKLPFFTAAGLTAINWLYGYFILPESLAKENRRPFDWKRANPVGSLLQIKKYPLLLGLAIALFCIQLAGQTHPSTWAYFTKLTFGWNKREIGFSLGFVGVMVAFVQGYLGRVIIPKLGEKKSIFVGLLFWGLGFFLFSFAWQGWMMYAIMIPYALGGIAGPSIQSVMSQQVGASEQGELQGGLTSIVSMTAIIGPILASSLFRFFSSPSAPIHFPGAAFFSGGILAFLGLLIAFKSFPKTTVPKEA; encoded by the coding sequence ATGTCTGACAAACGCACCCCAGCTATTTTCTTTATTTTTATTACTATGCTTATCGATGTGCTTGGCATCGGTATTATTATTCCTATTTTGCCCGACCTTATCGAAGAATTTGTGGGGGGTGGCACTGCCAATGCCGCTATATATGGGTCGTTACTGATGGCTTCGTACTCGATAATGCAGTTTTTGTTTTCGCCTGTTATTGGTGGCCTTAGCGACAAGTACGGTCGTCGTCCCATTATTTTATGTTCGTTATTGGGCTTTAGTATCGACTACCTTATATTGGCTTTTGCTCCTAATATCATTTGGCTATTTGTTGGCCGAATCATTGCAGGTATTACAGGAGCAAGCTTTACGACAGCAAGTGCCTATATAGCCGATATTAGTAAACCCGAAGATCGTGCCAAAAACTTTGGTATGATTGGAGCAGCCTTTGGTCTAGGCTTTATTATTGGCCCTGTATTAGGTGGTGTTTTGGGTGAAATTCATATCAAACTACCTTTTTTTACCGCCGCTGGCCTTACGGCTATCAACTGGCTATATGGGTATTTTATCTTACCTGAGTCGCTTGCAAAAGAAAACCGTCGCCCGTTCGACTGGAAACGAGCCAATCCTGTGGGTTCGCTTCTCCAAATCAAGAAATACCCTTTATTATTGGGGCTTGCCATTGCACTTTTTTGTATCCAATTGGCTGGTCAAACCCACCCAAGCACATGGGCGTATTTCACTAAATTAACCTTTGGATGGAACAAACGAGAAATCGGCTTTTCATTAGGTTTTGTAGGAGTTATGGTAGCTTTTGTACAAGGGTATCTGGGCCGAGTTATTATTCCCAAACTAGGCGAAAAGAAATCTATCTTTGTAGGCTTATTGTTTTGGGGATTAGGCTTTTTCCTATTTTCATTTGCTTGGCAAGGCTGGATGATGTACGCTATTATGATTCCTTATGCACTGGGAGGTATTGCAGGGCCATCTATCCAATCGGTTATGTCACAGCAAGTGGGGGCATCTGAACAAGGCGAACTACAAGGTGGGCTTACCAGTATTGTGAGTATGACCGCTATTATTGGTCCAATATTGGCCTCTAGTTTATTTAGATTTTTTTCATCACCCAGTGCTCCTATTCATTTTCCAGGAGCGGCCTTTTTTTCAGGCGGGATATTAGCATTTTTAGGACTTCTTATTGCTTTTAAGTCTTTTCCTAAAACAACCGTACCTAAAGAAGCCTAA
- a CDS encoding quinone-dependent dihydroorotate dehydrogenase translates to MYKIFLQPLLFQIDAEKAHHITFSLVKNLFKIPFVPSIFKAFYNYENPKLAKKVFGLTFKNPVGLAAGFDKNAVLVDELSAMGFGFIEIGTLTPKAQPGNDKPRLFRLKADEALINRMGFNNDGVKDAVARLKKRNSSVLIGGNIGKNKVTPNEEAVNDYTICFNELFDVVDYFVVNVSSPNTPNLRALQEKEPLKQLLQTLQNNNDSRPKQKPILLKIAPDLTNSQLDDIIEIVQETKIAGVIATNTTISREGLASEPALVQEMGGLSGKPVTQRSTEVIRYLATQSGKSFPIIGVGGIHSPEDAKEKLDAGADLIQLYTGFIYEGPALVSQINRYLAQHL, encoded by the coding sequence ATGTACAAAATTTTCTTACAGCCACTTTTGTTCCAAATTGATGCCGAAAAGGCTCACCATATTACTTTTAGTTTGGTAAAAAACCTTTTCAAAATCCCTTTTGTTCCTAGCATTTTCAAGGCTTTTTATAATTATGAAAATCCTAAACTTGCCAAGAAGGTATTTGGGCTTACGTTCAAAAATCCTGTAGGCTTAGCAGCAGGCTTCGATAAAAACGCTGTACTTGTCGATGAACTTTCGGCTATGGGGTTTGGCTTTATTGAAATTGGTACACTTACCCCAAAGGCTCAACCTGGCAACGACAAGCCTCGTTTATTTCGTTTAAAAGCCGACGAAGCCCTTATCAATAGAATGGGATTCAACAACGACGGTGTTAAAGACGCTGTAGCTCGCTTGAAAAAAAGAAATAGCTCCGTTTTAATCGGAGGAAATATTGGTAAAAACAAAGTAACGCCCAACGAAGAGGCTGTAAATGATTATACGATTTGTTTCAACGAACTTTTTGATGTGGTTGATTATTTTGTTGTAAATGTTAGCTCGCCCAATACGCCCAATTTAAGGGCTTTACAAGAAAAAGAGCCTCTGAAACAGTTGCTCCAAACCTTGCAAAACAACAATGATAGCCGCCCTAAACAAAAGCCTATTTTGTTGAAAATTGCCCCAGATTTGACCAATTCGCAGCTCGATGATATTATTGAAATTGTACAAGAAACCAAAATTGCGGGTGTAATTGCTACCAATACTACTATTTCGAGAGAAGGCTTGGCGTCTGAACCTGCCTTGGTACAAGAAATGGGCGGCCTTAGTGGCAAGCCCGTTACACAACGCTCTACAGAAGTGATTCGGTATTTGGCTACCCAATCGGGTAAATCGTTTCCGATTATTGGTGTCGGGGGGATTCATTCGCCAGAAGATGCTAAAGAAAAACTAGATGCAGGAGCAGACTTAATCCAACTTTATACAGGCTTTATTTACGAAGGCCCAGCTTTGGTAAGTCAAATCAATCGTTATTTGGCTCAACATTTGTAG
- a CDS encoding sugar phosphate isomerase/epimerase family protein — protein MSSINRRQFITEVSILGAASLVSHALMASKPSSIQMAYSAITWGGKDLDAMSQIASLGFKGVQLRANAYDTYKTKVQELKSKIQENNLSLAMFSSGNVEVDPTRVASNVDYHVAHASFVKALGGNAIQLTNSLRKGNQAPTTDELKALAKVMNQIGEQTADLGIQTTYHNHMHQWGETPEEVDILIQETNPKWVKLLLDVAHYHQGGGQPEKAVEQYKDRLFALHIKDVKSPLPEKPDNPKAYKFVELGQGNVNLPAVFKALAKIKFDKWAVVELDGVPEPNRTPLESATISKNYLVNTLKVKL, from the coding sequence ATGTCATCTATCAACCGTCGCCAATTTATTACAGAGGTTAGCATTTTAGGGGCTGCTTCTTTGGTTTCTCATGCCTTAATGGCCTCAAAACCAAGCTCTATCCAAATGGCCTATTCGGCCATTACGTGGGGAGGTAAAGACCTTGATGCCATGAGCCAAATTGCATCTTTGGGCTTTAAGGGGGTTCAACTAAGAGCCAATGCTTATGATACTTACAAAACCAAAGTACAGGAGCTTAAAAGCAAAATTCAAGAAAACAACCTTAGTCTTGCTATGTTTTCGAGTGGCAATGTTGAAGTAGACCCAACTCGTGTTGCCAGCAATGTCGATTATCATGTTGCGCACGCTAGCTTTGTCAAAGCCCTTGGCGGAAATGCCATTCAGCTAACCAATAGCCTTCGGAAAGGCAATCAAGCCCCTACTACCGACGAGCTAAAGGCATTGGCCAAAGTAATGAATCAAATTGGAGAACAAACGGCTGATTTGGGTATTCAAACTACATATCACAACCACATGCACCAATGGGGCGAAACCCCCGAAGAAGTAGATATATTAATACAGGAAACTAATCCAAAATGGGTAAAACTACTTTTAGATGTAGCCCATTATCATCAAGGTGGCGGACAACCCGAAAAAGCTGTTGAACAATACAAAGATCGCCTTTTTGCCTTGCATATCAAAGATGTAAAATCACCACTTCCCGAAAAACCAGACAACCCAAAAGCATATAAATTTGTAGAGCTAGGGCAAGGGAATGTCAATCTTCCTGCTGTATTTAAAGCATTGGCCAAAATTAAGTTTGACAAATGGGCTGTTGTAGAGCTCGACGGTGTTCCCGAACCAAACCGTACCCCACTAGAATCGGCTACTATTAGCAAAAACTATTTGGTAAATACCCTAAAAGTAAAACTTTAA